One window of the Deinococcus planocerae genome contains the following:
- a CDS encoding 3' terminal RNA ribose 2'-O-methyltransferase Hen1, with protein MLLTLTATRSGPEAFPATDLGFLLHKHPGRVLVRELPFGRSTVFYPEATPESCTAALLLEVDPVALSRHTRAGEGTPLEPYVNDRPYAGGSFLAVALRDAFGTAMTGRSKERQELANTPLPLVAELPCVAARGPADLPGRLFGPLGYVVQAEPIPLDPLFPDWGERPYVRLRLAGTVRLRDLLAHLYVLLPVLDGRKHYYLDDAEVEKLLRHGSGWLDEHPEREFITRRFLRFRELVRQAEATFTPEAEDEEPAREARPRLHDERLDRVAEVLKASGAARILDLGCGEGKLLRRLLAAPQFRELVGLDVSARSLEIAAEKLHLRERPELAGRVRLLHGSLTYRDARLRGFDAAALVEVIEHLEPHRLQALTTNLFGDARPGRVVVTTPNREYNAVFGEDAGMRHADHRFEWTRAEFRAWAEGAARDHGYAVRFEDVGEVHPEYGPVTQMAVFNNTRCLI; from the coding sequence ATGCTCCTCACCCTCACCGCCACCCGCTCCGGACCAGAGGCTTTCCCGGCGACCGACCTGGGCTTCCTGCTGCACAAGCACCCGGGCCGCGTGCTGGTGCGTGAGTTGCCTTTCGGGCGGTCCACCGTCTTCTACCCGGAGGCGACCCCGGAGAGCTGCACGGCGGCCCTGCTGCTGGAGGTCGATCCGGTCGCCCTCTCGCGCCACACCCGCGCCGGGGAGGGCACCCCGCTCGAACCGTACGTGAACGACCGGCCCTACGCGGGGGGCAGCTTCCTCGCTGTGGCCCTGCGCGACGCTTTCGGCACAGCGATGACGGGGCGGAGCAAGGAGCGGCAGGAACTCGCCAACACGCCGCTGCCCCTCGTCGCCGAGCTGCCCTGCGTGGCCGCGCGGGGTCCCGCCGACCTGCCCGGACGACTTTTCGGCCCGTTGGGGTACGTGGTGCAGGCGGAACCCATCCCCCTCGACCCCCTCTTCCCGGACTGGGGCGAGCGGCCCTACGTGCGGCTGCGGCTGGCGGGCACGGTGCGCCTGCGGGACCTCCTCGCCCACCTGTACGTCCTGCTGCCCGTGCTCGACGGTCGCAAGCACTATTACCTCGACGATGCCGAGGTGGAGAAGCTGCTGCGGCACGGTTCGGGGTGGCTGGACGAACATCCGGAGCGTGAGTTCATCACGAGGCGTTTCCTGCGCTTCCGGGAGCTGGTGCGGCAGGCGGAGGCGACCTTCACCCCGGAGGCGGAGGACGAGGAGCCTGCGCGCGAGGCCCGACCCCGCCTCCACGACGAGCGGCTGGACCGGGTGGCGGAGGTCTTGAAGGCCAGCGGCGCCGCCCGCATCCTCGACCTGGGCTGCGGGGAGGGCAAGTTGCTGCGCCGTCTCCTCGCCGCCCCGCAGTTCCGCGAACTTGTGGGCCTCGACGTCAGCGCCCGCTCCCTGGAGATCGCCGCCGAGAAGCTGCACCTGCGGGAGCGCCCCGAACTTGCCGGACGCGTCCGCCTCCTGCACGGCAGCCTGACCTACCGCGACGCCCGGCTGCGCGGTTTCGACGCCGCCGCCCTCGTGGAGGTCATCGAACACCTCGAACCGCACCGGCTCCAGGCCCTGACCACCAACCTCTTCGGCGACGCGCGCCCGGGGAGGGTGGTCGTGACGACGCCCAACCGGGAATACAACGCGGTCTTCGGTGAGGACGCCGGGATGCGGCACGCCGACCACCGCTTCGAGTGGACGCGCGCCGAGTTCCGGGCCTGGGCGGAGGGGGCGGCGCGGGACCACGGCTACGCGGTGCGGTTCGAGGACGTGGGCGAGGTGCATCCCGAGTACGGCCCGGTGACGCAGATGGCGGTGTTCAACAACACAAGATGCTTAATTTAA
- a CDS encoding MFS transporter: protein MLWTRPLTMLRLLALLVASELVRTGFFVSALPVAGPGLGLGAAVIGLMVGGHYLADALAKGPLGLVTERWGLGRVLGLGAALGLAAVLGARLAPSPAWGVLGCAVWGLAYAALWPGVMSTSQTLARPGRTARALAVSSLSVAPAILGGVLGVGPLMQARPETAWALLVGAQVAALVLALSLWGLRLPGTAEGGGGSRVSVWRGWSRVAVLLPAAFAQTLAPGLLVTVFYPLLARLGLGLGDLIGPGALALAVFGASFWGAGRVADRAHPRRALAPGLLLLALTFGVAALPGVETRLWLLAPLLGVGYGAFVVGWNGLVGRVLPDAHRAAAWGTVMAVEALGYAVGPVLGGLLWASFGPAGVFTLGAAVFLLAEAYYLLPGRMVTRPLPQPQGETS, encoded by the coding sequence ATGCTGTGGACCCGGCCCCTGACCATGCTGCGGCTGCTCGCGCTGCTGGTCGCCAGCGAACTCGTGCGCACCGGCTTTTTCGTGTCGGCGCTGCCCGTGGCGGGGCCGGGGCTGGGGCTCGGCGCGGCGGTGATCGGGCTGATGGTGGGCGGGCACTACCTCGCCGACGCGCTCGCCAAGGGGCCCCTGGGGCTCGTCACCGAGCGGTGGGGGCTGGGCCGGGTGCTCGGGCTGGGCGCGGCACTCGGGCTCGCGGCGGTGCTGGGGGCCCGGCTCGCCCCGTCCCCCGCGTGGGGGGTGTTGGGCTGTGCGGTGTGGGGCCTCGCCTACGCCGCCCTCTGGCCGGGGGTGATGAGCACGTCGCAGACGCTGGCCCGGCCCGGACGCACGGCGCGGGCGCTCGCGGTCTCCAGCCTCAGCGTCGCCCCCGCCATCCTGGGCGGCGTGCTGGGGGTAGGACCGCTGATGCAGGCGCGGCCCGAGACGGCGTGGGCGCTCCTGGTGGGCGCCCAGGTCGCGGCGCTCGTCCTCGCCCTCAGCCTGTGGGGGCTGCGCCTGCCCGGCACGGCGGAAGGGGGGGGCGGGAGCCGGGTCAGCGTGTGGCGCGGCTGGTCGCGGGTCGCGGTGCTGCTTCCCGCCGCCTTCGCGCAGACGCTGGCACCTGGGCTGCTCGTCACCGTGTTCTATCCCCTCCTCGCGCGGCTGGGGCTGGGGCTGGGCGACCTGATTGGGCCGGGGGCGCTCGCGCTCGCGGTGTTCGGGGCCTCGTTCTGGGGGGCGGGCCGGGTGGCCGACCGGGCGCACCCCCGCCGCGCCCTCGCGCCCGGCCTGCTCCTGCTCGCGCTGACCTTCGGGGTGGCGGCCCTGCCCGGGGTGGAGACGCGGCTGTGGCTCCTCGCCCCCCTGCTCGGGGTCGGGTACGGGGCCTTCGTCGTGGGGTGGAACGGGCTCGTCGGGCGGGTGCTGCCGGACGCCCACCGCGCCGCCGCCTGGGGCACGGTCATGGCCGTCGAGGCGCTGGGGTACGCGGTGGGCCCGGTGCTGGGCGGCCTGCTGTGGGCGAGCTTCGGCCCGGCGGGCGTCTTCACCCTGGGGGCCGCCGTCTTCCTCCTCGCAGAGGCGTACTACCTCCTCCCGGGCCGGATGGTCACGCGCCCGCTGCCCCAGCCGCAGGGGGAGACCTCCTGA
- a CDS encoding alpha/beta hydrolase family protein, with protein MRRLPSLALLALALGAGYVAVTQPEQLPFEVPWVERDTPTNPPQTSAPSPSPPSGGVTDAAIEALVAREPISIQALRAREYPGSALTVVRNLNPGTNYSRQVVSYESDGLTIYALLTVPRGTPPAGGWPAIVFNHGYIPPDEYRTTERYVAYQDAFARSGFVTLKSDYRGHGSSEGVAAGGYNDPGYTVDVLNAAASLKRDSRVNARRLGLWGHSMGGQLSLRAMLVDRDLRAASLWAGVVASYDVLATDWNRAPGAARPTLDPLQRRYLRALSPNAYLEDLNGRPIQLHHGTADEDVPYSFQQDLARDLRAAGQGVEAYRYEGDNHNLSRNLRVALDRSVAFFRDNL; from the coding sequence ATGAGGCGCCTGCCCTCCCTCGCCCTGCTCGCCCTCGCCCTCGGGGCGGGGTACGTCGCGGTCACTCAGCCGGAGCAGTTGCCCTTCGAGGTGCCGTGGGTGGAGCGGGACACCCCGACGAATCCGCCTCAGACCTCGGCGCCTTCTCCCTCCCCTCCCTCCGGCGGGGTGACGGACGCGGCGATAGAGGCCCTCGTCGCGCGCGAGCCCATCAGCATCCAGGCGTTGCGGGCGCGGGAGTACCCGGGGAGCGCGCTGACCGTCGTGCGGAACCTGAATCCGGGCACGAACTACTCCCGGCAGGTCGTGAGCTACGAGTCGGACGGGCTGACCATCTATGCGCTCCTCACGGTACCGCGCGGCACGCCGCCTGCCGGAGGCTGGCCCGCCATCGTGTTCAACCACGGCTACATCCCGCCGGACGAGTACCGGACGACCGAGCGGTACGTCGCCTATCAGGACGCCTTCGCGCGGTCGGGCTTCGTGACGCTCAAGAGCGACTACCGGGGGCACGGCAGCTCGGAGGGCGTGGCGGCGGGCGGGTACAACGATCCCGGCTACACGGTGGACGTGCTCAACGCCGCCGCGAGCCTCAAGCGGGACTCGCGGGTGAATGCCAGGAGACTTGGGCTGTGGGGGCACAGCATGGGTGGGCAACTCTCCTTGCGCGCGATGCTGGTGGACCGTGACCTCCGGGCCGCCTCCCTCTGGGCGGGCGTGGTGGCGAGCTACGACGTGCTGGCGACCGACTGGAACCGGGCACCGGGCGCGGCGCGGCCCACCCTCGACCCCCTCCAGCGGCGGTACCTGCGGGCGCTGAGCCCGAACGCCTACCTGGAGGACCTGAACGGGCGGCCCATCCAGCTTCACCACGGGACCGCCGACGAGGACGTGCCCTACTCGTTCCAGCAGGACCTCGCGCGGGACCTGCGCGCCGCCGGGCAGGGCGTGGAGGCGTACCGCTACGAGGGGGACAACCACAACCTCAGCCGGAACCTGCGGGTGGCGCTCGACCGGAGCGTGGCGTTTTTCAGGGACAACCTTTAG
- a CDS encoding polynucleotide kinase-phosphatase: MHIPLPELSLVALVGASSSGKSSFAARHFLPSEVLSSDFFRALVSDDENSLEATGDAFDSLFFVGGKRLARGRLTVVDATSVRPEDRRRLVDLARAHDVLPVAIVLDLPRAVLEARHAARTDRDFPASVIGRQVSELRRTLRGLQKEGFRHVWVLHSEEEVEAATVMRVPLYTNRKELTGPFDFIGDVHGCLPELRELLERLGYRLDGETVTPPPGRTAVFVGDLVDRGPDSAGVLRLVMGMVGAGTVLCVPGNHDDKLGRALDGKAVKAQHGLDVTLEQLDAAGPEFRARVRTFLDGLVSHLVLDGGRVVVAHAGLPERYQGRASGRVRSFALYGDVDGSTDELGLPVRRDWAQEYRGAAYVVYGHTPVAGPRWVNRTLNIDTGCAFGGSLTALRYPEMETVSVPAHAQYTVPARPLAAPETPGTDGVPDLAALTGKARIETRTFGGIALREGERAAAVETFGRFGVDPAWCPSLPPTMSPVETSAREDLLEHPQEAFAYFRSQGVERVVCEEKHMGSRAVLVLARDEAAARQRFSGEGTGRIYTRTGRPFLKEDWEADVLTRARAAVTRAGLWEELNTGWLVLDAEILPWSLKAEELIRNQYAAVGAAGNAALPAAVAALEAARARGLEVGELLERTRERAGNLLTYRDAYRAYVRRVEGPGDVQVRPFHLLASEGAVHADKDHLWHLEMLGRLADADPTLFGRTAHRLVTLGDEASEREATEWWLSLTENGGEGMVVKPLAFLDPEKRSLQPAVKVRGREYLRIIYGPEYTRPENLGRLRSRSLAAKRSRALREFHLGLEGLHRLVEGAGVGRVHECVLGVLALESEPLDARL, encoded by the coding sequence ATGCACATCCCCCTCCCCGAACTCTCCCTCGTCGCCCTCGTCGGCGCGTCCTCCTCCGGCAAGTCGTCCTTCGCGGCGCGGCACTTCCTCCCCAGCGAGGTGCTGAGCAGCGACTTCTTCCGCGCCCTCGTCAGCGACGACGAAAACAGCCTGGAGGCGACGGGGGACGCCTTCGACAGCCTGTTCTTCGTGGGCGGCAAGCGGCTCGCGCGCGGGCGACTGACCGTGGTGGACGCAACGAGCGTGCGCCCGGAGGACCGCCGCCGTCTGGTGGACCTCGCCCGAGCACATGACGTGCTGCCCGTCGCCATCGTCCTCGACTTGCCGAGGGCGGTGTTGGAGGCCCGGCACGCGGCCCGGACGGATCGGGACTTCCCGGCCTCCGTGATCGGGCGGCAGGTCTCGGAGTTGCGGCGCACCCTGCGCGGCCTCCAGAAGGAGGGCTTCCGGCACGTCTGGGTGTTGCACTCTGAAGAGGAGGTCGAGGCGGCGACCGTCATGCGCGTCCCTCTCTACACCAACCGCAAGGAGTTGACGGGGCCCTTCGACTTCATCGGGGACGTGCACGGCTGCCTGCCCGAGTTGCGGGAGTTGCTGGAGCGGCTGGGCTACCGGCTGGACGGCGAGACGGTCACCCCTCCCCCAGGCCGCACCGCCGTCTTCGTGGGCGACCTCGTGGACCGGGGGCCCGACAGCGCGGGCGTGCTGCGGCTGGTGATGGGGATGGTGGGGGCGGGCACGGTCCTGTGCGTTCCCGGCAACCACGACGACAAGCTGGGGCGCGCTCTGGACGGCAAGGCGGTCAAGGCGCAGCACGGGCTGGACGTGACGCTGGAGCAGTTGGACGCCGCCGGGCCGGAGTTTCGGGCGCGGGTGCGGACCTTCCTCGACGGGCTGGTGAGCCACCTCGTCCTCGACGGCGGGCGGGTGGTCGTCGCGCACGCGGGGCTGCCGGAGCGGTATCAGGGCCGGGCATCGGGACGGGTGCGGTCCTTCGCCCTTTACGGCGACGTGGACGGGAGCACGGACGAACTCGGCCTCCCCGTGCGGCGCGACTGGGCGCAGGAGTACCGGGGGGCGGCGTATGTGGTGTACGGACACACCCCCGTCGCCGGGCCGAGGTGGGTCAACCGGACCCTCAACATCGACACCGGCTGCGCGTTCGGCGGCTCGCTGACCGCACTGCGTTACCCGGAGATGGAGACCGTCAGCGTGCCCGCCCACGCCCAGTACACGGTGCCCGCGCGTCCCCTCGCCGCACCGGAGACGCCGGGAACGGACGGGGTGCCCGACCTCGCCGCCCTGACGGGGAAGGCCCGGATCGAGACCCGCACCTTCGGCGGCATTGCCCTGCGGGAGGGCGAGCGGGCGGCGGCAGTCGAGACCTTCGGGCGCTTCGGGGTGGACCCGGCGTGGTGCCCCTCCCTCCCGCCCACGATGAGCCCGGTGGAGACGAGCGCGCGGGAGGACCTTCTGGAACACCCGCAGGAAGCCTTCGCCTACTTCCGCTCGCAGGGCGTGGAACGGGTCGTGTGCGAGGAAAAGCACATGGGTAGCCGCGCCGTCCTCGTCCTGGCAAGGGATGAGGCGGCGGCCCGGCAACGCTTCAGCGGGGAGGGCACGGGCCGGATTTACACCCGCACCGGGCGCCCCTTTCTCAAGGAGGACTGGGAGGCGGACGTGCTGACCCGCGCCCGCGCCGCCGTCACCCGCGCCGGGCTGTGGGAGGAGCTGAACACGGGCTGGCTCGTCCTCGACGCCGAGATTCTGCCGTGGAGCCTGAAGGCGGAGGAGCTGATCCGGAACCAGTACGCGGCGGTCGGCGCGGCGGGGAACGCGGCCCTGCCTGCTGCCGTGGCAGCGTTGGAGGCGGCGCGGGCGCGTGGTCTCGAAGTCGGTGAATTGCTCGAACGCACCCGCGAGCGGGCGGGCAACCTCCTCACCTACCGGGACGCCTACCGCGCCTACGTCCGCCGTGTCGAGGGCCCGGGGGACGTGCAGGTGAGGCCCTTCCACCTCCTCGCCTCGGAGGGGGCCGTCCACGCAGACAAGGACCACCTCTGGCACCTGGAGATGCTGGGAAGGTTGGCCGACGCGGACCCGACGCTTTTCGGGCGCACGGCCCACCGCCTCGTCACCCTGGGAGATGAGGCGAGCGAGCGGGAGGCGACCGAGTGGTGGCTCTCCCTCACCGAGAACGGCGGCGAGGGCATGGTCGTCAAGCCGCTCGCCTTCCTCGACCCGGAGAAGCGCAGCCTGCAACCTGCCGTGAAGGTGCGGGGCCGGGAGTACCTGCGGATCATCTACGGGCCGGAGTACACCCGCCCGGAGAACCTGGGGCGGCTGCGTTCCCGCTCGCTGGCCGCCAAGCGGAGCCGGGCGCTGCGCGAGTTCCACCTGGGACTGGAGGGGCTGCACCGCCTCGTCGAGGGGGCAGGCGTGGGGCGGGTCCATGAGTGCGTGCTCGGCGTGCTGGCGTTGGAGAGCGAGCCGCTGGACGCGCGGCTGTAA
- a CDS encoding alpha/beta hydrolase family protein, which yields MKRALVLLPPLLVLAAPTAHAQSAAALAKVDAAQMSIPAARKKAYPGSALTVRQTLRAGSNYRRYVVSYLSDGLRINALLTVPNGTPPAGGWPAVVFNHGYIPPDVYRTTERYVAYQDAFARAGFVTLKSDYRGHGSSQGEALGGYYSPGYTTDVMNALTSLKKDPRVNADRIGMWGHSMGSFLTLRAMVIDRSVKAGVIWAGVVGDYDQIMNEWNSPVPASIPRRVLELRKRAVEKYGTPKANPQFWNALSANSYLRDLGGPLQLHIGTADEDVPVAFHTSLVSQLRSIGKPVQSYVYPGDNHDLTRNLYTALARSVAFFKERL from the coding sequence ATGAAGCGAGCCCTCGTCCTGCTGCCGCCCCTGCTGGTCCTTGCCGCCCCCACCGCGCACGCCCAGTCGGCGGCGGCGCTGGCGAAGGTGGACGCCGCGCAGATGAGCATTCCCGCCGCCCGGAAGAAGGCGTACCCGGGGAGCGCCCTCACCGTGCGGCAGACCCTGCGCGCCGGGAGCAATTACAGGCGCTACGTGGTGAGCTACCTCTCGGACGGGCTCAGGATCAACGCGCTCCTCACCGTCCCCAACGGCACGCCGCCCGCCGGGGGTTGGCCCGCCGTCGTGTTCAACCACGGCTACATCCCGCCGGACGTGTACCGGACGACCGAGCGCTACGTCGCCTACCAGGACGCCTTCGCCCGCGCGGGCTTCGTGACCCTCAAGAGCGACTACCGGGGGCACGGCAGCAGCCAGGGGGAGGCCCTCGGCGGCTACTACTCGCCCGGCTACACCACGGACGTGATGAACGCGCTGACGAGTCTGAAGAAAGACCCCCGCGTCAACGCCGACCGCATCGGCATGTGGGGGCACTCGATGGGCAGCTTTCTCACCCTGCGCGCGATGGTCATCGACCGCAGCGTCAAGGCGGGGGTCATTTGGGCCGGGGTGGTGGGCGACTACGACCAGATCATGAACGAGTGGAACAGCCCCGTTCCCGCCTCCATCCCGCGCCGGGTGCTCGAACTGCGAAAGAGGGCGGTGGAGAAGTACGGCACACCGAAGGCCAACCCGCAGTTCTGGAACGCCCTCAGCGCCAACTCCTACCTGCGCGACCTCGGCGGCCCTCTTCAACTCCACATCGGCACGGCGGACGAGGACGTGCCCGTGGCCTTCCACACGTCCCTCGTGTCCCAGCTCCGGAGCATCGGCAAGCCGGTGCAGAGTTACGTCTACCCGGGAGACAACCACGACCTGACCCGCAATCTCTACACGGCGCTCGCGCGGTCGGTGGCCTTCTTCAAGGAGCGGCTGTGA
- a CDS encoding GmrSD restriction endonuclease domain-containing protein has translation MADAPNQTQSLTQMVQDVRAGRLMLPEFQRDFRWDLEQTHELFDSLIQDIFIGSIIYGKPSFAMTLRKIDDRKRKSGRDKKSSKNSEPEYLNEVQMRQKSDMGLRVILDGQQRVTSIYRALTGEGGDQVWVYFKPDVDPRTLSSQKLEDVYDRVAGEDNENYVCVRLEDAYNIEVKSYEDEDLNMIFSRTKFSNRVDIDSEELERARKIYRRAARLLLALFKQEKLVTFHLLDMSLEKFCAFFERSNSRGIQLNFTDVLAAKLYSGFNLRKEFKSLEAELGESVNRELMVRTVALLKRSSNNGTTSNRKIDKQALLNELEAHDFNVFWGVAAALYKKTRNYLQTQRLLVSSSLAPYENMLVPLMIFMHEVGDTSKVNQDQAEFLKWWYWSSIFSSRYSGTTNETILLDVEALKSIAKKQKLPPTYFSTFRSKLEEPSDLLTYTRPSGAIYRGILNLLHYSAPDGLLDWNSTQKVGTNDRLEEHHIFPSALLDQFDNKVLDQGLAKEYGDSVVNRALMPKLTNIKVGKRWPEDYLNELKESNRLLDKSLEAQHIPKELLNGMEFHSFLEARSRALFKLVKAFTSMRQDLVRELWSL, from the coding sequence ATGGCTGATGCCCCGAATCAAACTCAATCTCTTACTCAAATGGTACAGGATGTCAGAGCTGGAAGGCTGATGTTACCTGAGTTTCAGAGGGATTTTCGTTGGGACTTAGAACAAACACATGAGCTGTTTGATTCCCTTATTCAAGATATTTTTATCGGTTCTATCATATACGGCAAACCATCTTTTGCGATGACACTACGTAAAATTGATGATCGTAAAAGAAAGTCCGGGAGAGATAAAAAGTCAAGTAAAAATAGCGAACCTGAGTATTTGAATGAAGTTCAAATGAGACAGAAATCCGATATGGGACTCAGAGTTATATTAGACGGTCAACAAAGAGTGACAAGTATATACCGTGCGTTGACTGGCGAGGGTGGAGATCAGGTTTGGGTTTATTTTAAGCCTGATGTAGACCCAAGGACTCTATCTAGTCAAAAATTAGAGGACGTGTATGATAGAGTTGCTGGAGAAGACAATGAAAATTATGTATGTGTGAGATTGGAGGACGCCTATAATATAGAAGTAAAAAGCTACGAAGACGAAGATTTAAACATGATATTTAGTAGGACGAAATTTTCAAATAGAGTCGACATTGACTCAGAAGAGTTAGAGAGGGCTAGGAAAATATATCGTAGGGCAGCAAGACTATTACTCGCTCTCTTCAAGCAAGAGAAATTGGTTACATTCCATTTATTAGACATGAGTTTAGAAAAATTTTGTGCCTTTTTTGAGAGAAGTAATAGTAGAGGCATACAACTCAACTTCACGGATGTTCTCGCCGCCAAGTTATACTCTGGTTTCAATCTACGAAAAGAGTTTAAATCTTTAGAAGCCGAGTTAGGAGAGAGCGTTAACCGAGAGTTGATGGTCAGAACAGTTGCGCTTTTGAAACGGTCCAGTAATAACGGGACCACATCCAACCGCAAGATTGATAAACAAGCTTTACTAAACGAACTAGAGGCACACGATTTCAATGTGTTTTGGGGCGTAGCTGCTGCTTTGTATAAAAAGACCAGAAATTATTTGCAAACTCAGAGGCTGCTGGTATCATCGTCACTTGCGCCGTACGAGAATATGCTAGTACCGTTGATGATATTTATGCACGAAGTAGGAGACACAAGTAAAGTAAACCAGGATCAGGCGGAATTTTTGAAGTGGTGGTATTGGTCCTCGATATTCAGTTCAAGATACTCGGGAACTACAAACGAAACTATACTGTTAGATGTTGAGGCACTCAAAAGTATCGCGAAAAAGCAAAAACTTCCTCCAACTTATTTTTCCACTTTTCGAAGCAAGTTGGAGGAGCCCAGTGATCTTTTAACCTATACACGTCCATCTGGTGCTATATATAGAGGCATTTTGAATTTGCTTCACTACAGTGCGCCAGATGGCCTTCTAGATTGGAATAGTACACAGAAAGTGGGAACAAATGATAGATTGGAAGAGCACCATATATTTCCTAGTGCTCTGCTTGATCAATTCGACAACAAGGTTCTCGATCAAGGTTTAGCGAAGGAGTACGGAGATTCTGTAGTCAATCGTGCTCTGATGCCAAAACTTACTAACATAAAAGTTGGCAAAAGGTGGCCGGAGGATTATTTAAACGAACTTAAAGAGTCGAACCGTCTACTAGATAAAAGCTTGGAGGCCCAGCACATACCTAAGGAGTTGCTAAATGGCATGGAATTTCATAGTTTTTTAGAGGCTAGGAGTAGGGCGCTATTTAAGCTAGTAAAAGCCTTTACATCAATGAGGCAGGATTTAGTAAGGGAACTTTGGTCTCTTTAA
- a CDS encoding tetratricopeptide repeat protein yields MPTRPILALTTALLASLAAAQTAQPATTAPTTAATPAPAGNAAQAAAEARQLAERARATYPQGSANIDQTLWKGAAAAADRAAGLEPQNPEYLRLRAQIYTEVGFWRQAELAWAAYFRVAPAAPGSAEARQAASVQYNLGYAAYTRNQPTEAARFFSACLEFDPASVPCATWAARTALEAGDYARAQTLYSRALSLAPGDRTLTYFQGVAQRASRYGPAATRAFSRAYADLDAGRGAQALAGFQEAARSAPNFIEAWREAGRTALELGNAQAARAAYQAAAALPEANAADRYNLTVAQEGERYGLAATRAFRDAYAKYAAGDKAGAEAGFLEATRQNPQYAKAWSWLGRTRYEARSFTGAADAYAQAVRLDPTDRSSAYFLRLAQQGK; encoded by the coding sequence ATGCCTACGCGCCCCATCCTCGCCCTGACGACCGCCCTCCTCGCCTCCCTCGCCGCCGCGCAGACGGCGCAGCCCGCCACGACGGCCCCGACCACGGCGGCCACCCCCGCCCCCGCCGGGAACGCCGCCCAGGCCGCCGCCGAGGCCCGGCAGCTCGCCGAGCGGGCCCGCGCCACCTACCCCCAGGGCAGCGCGAACATCGACCAGACCCTCTGGAAGGGGGCCGCCGCCGCCGCCGACCGGGCCGCGGGGCTTGAGCCCCAGAATCCCGAGTACCTGCGCCTGCGCGCCCAGATCTACACCGAGGTGGGCTTCTGGCGTCAGGCAGAACTCGCCTGGGCCGCGTATTTCCGGGTCGCGCCCGCCGCTCCCGGGAGCGCGGAGGCGCGGCAGGCCGCGAGCGTTCAGTACAACCTCGGGTACGCCGCCTACACCCGCAACCAGCCGACCGAGGCCGCGCGCTTTTTCTCGGCCTGCCTGGAGTTCGACCCGGCGAGCGTGCCGTGCGCGACCTGGGCCGCCCGCACCGCGCTGGAGGCCGGGGACTACGCCCGCGCGCAGACCCTCTACAGCCGGGCGCTGAGCCTCGCCCCCGGGGACCGGACGCTCACGTACTTTCAGGGGGTGGCGCAGCGGGCCAGCCGCTACGGCCCCGCCGCCACGCGCGCCTTCAGCCGGGCGTACGCGGACCTCGACGCGGGACGCGGGGCACAGGCCCTCGCCGGGTTTCAGGAAGCCGCCCGGAGTGCGCCTAACTTCATCGAGGCGTGGCGAGAGGCCGGGAGAACCGCGCTCGAACTCGGGAACGCTCAGGCCGCCCGCGCTGCCTACCAGGCCGCCGCCGCCCTGCCCGAGGCGAACGCGGCGGACCGCTACAACCTCACGGTGGCCCAGGAGGGCGAGCGGTACGGGCTCGCCGCCACGCGCGCTTTCCGCGACGCCTACGCGAAGTACGCGGCGGGCGACAAGGCGGGCGCCGAGGCGGGCTTCCTGGAGGCCACCCGGCAAAACCCGCAGTACGCCAAGGCGTGGTCGTGGCTGGGCCGCACCCGCTACGAGGCGAGGAGCTTCACCGGGGCCGCCGACGCCTACGCCCAGGCCGTGCGCCTCGACCCGACCGACCGGTCGAGCGCGTACTTCCTGCGGCTCGCGCAGCAGGGGAAGTAG
- the def gene encoding peptide deformylase yields MAQAPRVYPIRLYGDPVLRRKARPLSPEGTLTVPGSGPQTVREVANTMLETMFEARGVGLAAPQVGLPVRMFVAAEYEDDEEEQEGGDAPLKSRVLREFVMLNPVLTVIDKKKDRSYQEGCLSIPGIYEEGVPRVRAVQVRYTDLDGQERVIEADDYLARVFQHETDHLDGVFFLDRLPPEVTEDHRKALASMQRQAKAYLHSLAEAGKERAK; encoded by the coding sequence ATGGCCCAGGCCCCCCGCGTCTACCCCATCCGCCTGTACGGTGACCCCGTGTTGCGCCGCAAGGCGCGGCCCCTGAGCCCCGAGGGCACCCTCACCGTGCCCGGTTCGGGGCCCCAGACCGTGCGCGAGGTGGCGAACACCATGCTGGAGACCATGTTCGAGGCGCGCGGCGTCGGGCTCGCCGCTCCCCAGGTGGGCCTTCCGGTGCGGATGTTCGTGGCCGCCGAGTACGAGGACGACGAGGAGGAGCAAGAAGGCGGCGACGCGCCCCTCAAGTCCCGCGTCCTGCGCGAGTTCGTGATGCTCAACCCGGTGCTGACCGTGATCGACAAGAAAAAGGACCGCTCCTACCAGGAAGGCTGCCTGAGCATCCCCGGCATCTACGAGGAGGGCGTGCCCCGCGTCCGCGCCGTGCAGGTCCGCTACACCGATCTGGACGGCCAGGAGCGCGTCATCGAGGCCGACGACTACCTCGCCCGCGTCTTCCAGCACGAGACCGACCACCTCGACGGCGTGTTCTTCCTCGACCGCCTGCCGCCCGAGGTGACCGAAGACCACCGCAAGGCCCTCGCGTCCATGCAGCGTCAGGCCAAGGCGTACCTCCATTCCCTCGCCGAGGCGGGCAAGGAACGGGCCAAGTGA